In one window of Nothobranchius furzeri strain GRZ-AD chromosome 11, NfurGRZ-RIMD1, whole genome shotgun sequence DNA:
- the LOC139073236 gene encoding uncharacterized protein produces the protein MLAEKQRNGSLKDEEDDDTRTDSGEDGEKTPPPSADDNRQWEGGKHLDSLDGRMPQGRDEAYLSQPSALFPTHTIGHSGPSRGRGQFALEPQVGPPPSSSRCSQSVRSRPAERHLYLDRSPSPRRVQGADWGYAPQPAPQPSTHPSYSGIRHAGNQLQDKASYASPYPDKVYYAEAPVERRRLHYADVPREEDLPGHPRDVPAARHSMPDPDLGPRSQHWEPRAHQRYPALSETDRGSESEDDAPYRESGLRVRQIESLAKDIERFDPNTNESNVDDYLREIERCLLDLPAPSSREKLKLIWKTTSRTVHGFMETLPPDIRDRYSSLCRALRDEYATYADSASATMGAFSIKHGRNEPPRENYRRLKSAYFQGRNGPGLEEDPAFRSLFIHNLHECVRSEVSMYCRMKKLTTQEIRRYAQQAWEAGGKPQKPDAHHRVMHLAPDTEPRLELEGTEAPPTKPKSAKPRPAKPRKQSQSPQQGKGGADWPPRSGQSDRKWPNQNQRQAGRNSGRFKERRPQVGPEHKSAGEYLTKADLQEISQLFLLFS, from the coding sequence atgctagctgaaaaacagcgaaatggaagtctgaaggatgaggaggacgacgacacccgcaccgattctggggaagatggggagaagaccccgcccccttctgctgatgacaacagacagtgggaaggggggaaacaccttgactctctggacggacgcatgccgcaggggagagacgaagcttatctgtcccaaccttcggcccttttccctacacacactatagggcattcaggaccatctaggggccgagggcaattcgccctcgaaccccaggttggaccaccaccctcatcttcacggtgttctcaatctgtgagaagtcgaccagctgagcggcacctctatttagaccgctcccccagtccacgaagggtgcaaggtgccgattggggttatgcaccccaacctgcacctcaaccatccacccatcctagctactccggtattcggcatgccggtaaccagctgcaggacaaagcatcatacgccagtccgtatccggacaaagtgtattacgcagaagccccagttgaaagacgcaggctgcactacgccgacgtgccccgggaggaggacctcccaggacacccccgtgacgtgccagcagcccgtcacagcatgccggaccccgatttgggccccaggagtcaacattgggagcccagagcacaccagcgatatccagcgctctctgagacagaccgtgggtcagagtcagaggatgacgcgccgtaccgtgagtcagggctccgtgtacgtcaaattgaatcgctagctaaagacatagaacgctttgatcctaacaccaatgaatccaacgttgacgattatctcagggagatagaacgttgtctgcttgatcttccagcaccttcttcaagggaaaagctcaagctaatttggaaaaccacatctagaacggtgcacggtttcatggaaactctaccacctgacattcgagatcggtactcctcgctctgccgagcgttgagggatgaatacgccacgtatgcagactctgcgtcagctacaatgggggccttctccatcaaacacgggaggaacgaaccccccagagagaattatcgccgactcaaaagtgcttatttccaaggtcgaaacggccctgggctcgaggaagaccctgccttcagatccctgttcattcacaacctgcacgagtgtgttcgctccgaagtctcaatgtattgtcggatgaaaaaactgacaactcaggagattaggagatacgctcaacaggcttgggaagctggcggaaagccccaaaagcctgacgcacatcaccgcgtcatgcacctagctcccgacaccgagccgcgtttggagctcgaaggcacagaagctccacccactaagccaaaatctgctaaacctagacctgctaaaccacgaaagcagtcccaatctcctcaacaggggaaggggggtgctgattggccgcctaggtctggacaatcagacaggaagtggcccaaccaaaaccaacggcaggcaggtcggaacagtggaaggtttaaggagcgccgcccacaggtaggtcccgaacacaagtccgcaggtgagtacttgaccaaagccgacctccaggagat